A section of the Sphingomonas ginsenosidivorax genome encodes:
- a CDS encoding ferredoxin--NADP reductase, protein MTVTTRPPVLIPDNVAFMSAAVTWVRHWNEHLFSFAIERPASVRFRSGEFVMIGLPGDTKPLMRAYSIASPAYADELEFLSIKVADGPLTSRLQQIQTGDQVYLGKKPTGTLVCDALLPGSRLFLLATGTGLAPFLSLLRDPDVYARFDQIVLVHSVRRVSDLAYYEELESQLAEDPLIADEAKAQFVYVPTVTQEQFRNHKRIGALIDDGTVFAAPLKGPAKLDPATDRVMLCGSNAMIRDFAELLEATGFTEGSNANPGDFVIERAFVG, encoded by the coding sequence ATGACCGTGACGACTCGCCCGCCCGTGCTGATCCCCGACAACGTCGCCTTCATGTCGGCGGCCGTGACCTGGGTGCGGCACTGGAACGAACATCTGTTCAGCTTCGCGATCGAGCGGCCGGCATCGGTGCGGTTCCGTTCGGGCGAGTTCGTGATGATCGGGCTGCCGGGCGACACCAAGCCGCTGATGCGCGCCTATTCGATCGCGAGCCCGGCCTATGCCGACGAACTCGAATTCCTGTCGATCAAGGTCGCCGACGGCCCGCTGACCTCGCGGCTGCAGCAGATCCAGACCGGCGACCAGGTCTATCTGGGCAAAAAGCCGACCGGCACGCTCGTGTGCGACGCGCTGCTGCCGGGCAGCCGGCTGTTCCTGCTCGCGACCGGCACCGGGCTTGCCCCGTTCCTCAGCCTGCTGCGCGATCCCGACGTCTATGCGCGGTTCGACCAGATCGTGCTGGTCCACAGCGTCCGCCGCGTCAGCGACTTGGCTTATTACGAAGAACTCGAGTCGCAGCTGGCCGAGGATCCGCTGATCGCCGACGAGGCCAAGGCACAGTTCGTCTACGTGCCGACCGTCACGCAGGAACAGTTCCGCAACCACAAGCGGATCGGCGCGCTAATCGACGACGGCACGGTGTTCGCCGCGCCGCTGAAAGGCCCCGCCAAGCTCGACCCCGCGACCGACCGCGTGATGCTGTGCGGCAGCAACGCGATGATCCGCGACTTTGCCGAACTGCTCGAGGCGACCGGCTTTACCGAAGGTTCGAACGCCAATCCGGGCGATTTCGTGATCGAGCGCGCATTCGTCGGCTAG
- a CDS encoding alpha-hydroxy-acid oxidizing protein, with translation MPQYGDYQNLLYGAALGGVLPRVPVDFATLEAQACAALPPSVRTYVQGGCGDEHTQRHNADAFRHWGLTPRMMVDCRQRDLSIDLFGMRLPSPVFMAPIGVTGMCMQDGHGDLAAARASASTGVPLMASTLSNDPLESVAAACGDTPGFFQLYTPKNEALTESLVRRAEAAGYKGIVVTLDTWVTGWRPRDLNTGNFPQLRGHVLTNYFSDSVFRSLLAVPPEQDGPAAVRAWAGLFGRVLTWDDMPWLRSLTKLPLILKGICHGDDARRAIDLGADAIYCSNHGGRQANGGIAAINLLPDVVAASGSTPVLFDSGVRSGTDVVKALAMGATAVGIGRPYSYGLALDGEAGAAHVLRCILAEADLLMAVNGYPTIAAVREAGVSRQG, from the coding sequence ATGCCCCAGTACGGCGACTACCAGAATCTCCTCTACGGCGCGGCACTCGGTGGGGTGCTGCCCAGGGTGCCGGTCGATTTCGCGACGCTCGAGGCGCAGGCCTGTGCCGCGTTGCCGCCATCGGTGCGCACCTATGTCCAGGGCGGATGCGGCGACGAGCATACGCAGCGGCACAATGCCGATGCGTTCCGGCACTGGGGGCTGACGCCGCGGATGATGGTCGACTGCCGCCAGCGCGACCTGTCGATCGACCTGTTCGGGATGCGCCTGCCGAGCCCGGTGTTCATGGCGCCGATCGGCGTCACCGGGATGTGCATGCAGGACGGGCATGGCGACCTCGCCGCCGCGCGTGCCTCCGCTTCGACCGGCGTGCCGCTGATGGCGTCGACGCTGTCAAACGATCCGCTCGAGTCGGTCGCGGCGGCCTGCGGCGACACGCCGGGGTTCTTCCAGCTCTATACCCCCAAGAACGAGGCGCTGACCGAAAGCCTCGTCCGCCGCGCGGAGGCGGCGGGCTACAAGGGTATCGTCGTCACGCTCGACACCTGGGTGACCGGATGGCGGCCGCGCGACCTGAATACCGGCAATTTCCCGCAGCTGCGCGGGCATGTGCTCACCAACTATTTCAGCGACTCCGTGTTCCGGTCGCTGCTTGCCGTGCCGCCGGAGCAGGACGGGCCCGCGGCGGTCCGCGCCTGGGCCGGGCTGTTCGGGCGCGTGCTGACCTGGGACGACATGCCATGGTTGCGCTCGTTGACCAAGCTGCCGCTGATCCTGAAGGGCATCTGCCACGGCGACGACGCGCGCCGCGCGATCGACCTCGGCGCGGATGCGATCTATTGCTCGAACCATGGCGGGCGGCAGGCCAATGGCGGGATCGCCGCGATCAACCTGTTGCCGGACGTGGTGGCTGCGTCGGGGAGCACGCCGGTGCTGTTCGATTCGGGCGTGCGGTCCGGCACCGACGTGGTCAAGGCGCTGGCGATGGGCGCGACGGCGGTCGGGATCGGCCGGCCGTACAGCTATGGCCTCGCGCTCGACGGCGAGGCCGGGGCGGCGCATGTGCTGCGCTGCATTCTGGCGGAAGCTGACCTGCTGATGGCGGTGAACGGCTACCCGACGATCGCCGCGGTGCGCGAGGCGGGAGTGAGCCGGCAGGGGTGA
- a CDS encoding thymidylate kinase, with translation MGFLLAIEGADGAGKATASALVVEQLLAAGRSACVISFPRYTETVGGWALGAMLAGTLPRPVSPKAAATLYALDRMESRGVLMAALDAHEVVVFDRYIASNMAYQAAQVPADEAGAMMEWIAALETGAFALPAPNLSIYLDTPADIARGLILKKRKRSYTDDTFDAYEADTGLQDRVRANYAAMTQGRVLGEWLRVSTVKNGASRPPADIAAEIVAAL, from the coding sequence ATGGGGTTCCTCCTCGCGATCGAGGGCGCCGACGGCGCGGGCAAGGCGACCGCGTCCGCGCTGGTGGTCGAGCAGTTGCTCGCCGCCGGGCGCAGCGCGTGCGTCATCTCGTTCCCGCGCTATACCGAGACGGTCGGCGGCTGGGCGCTGGGCGCGATGCTCGCGGGCACGCTGCCGCGGCCGGTGTCGCCCAAGGCGGCGGCGACGCTCTATGCGCTCGACCGGATGGAGTCGCGGGGCGTGCTGATGGCGGCGCTCGACGCGCACGAGGTCGTGGTGTTCGACCGCTATATCGCGTCGAACATGGCGTATCAGGCGGCCCAGGTGCCCGCGGACGAGGCGGGCGCGATGATGGAGTGGATCGCGGCCCTGGAGACCGGCGCGTTCGCGCTGCCCGCGCCCAATCTGTCGATCTATCTCGACACCCCGGCGGACATCGCCCGCGGGCTGATCCTCAAGAAGCGCAAGCGGTCGTACACCGACGATACGTTCGACGCGTACGAGGCCGATACTGGGCTGCAGGACCGCGTGCGGGCGAATTATGCGGCGATGACGCAGGGGCGCGTGCTGGGCGAATGGCTGCGCGTATCGACTGTCAAGAACGGCGCGTCTCGGCCACCGGCGGACATCGCCGCGGAGATCGTGGCGGCGCTGTAG